A single Phoenix dactylifera cultivar Barhee BC4 chromosome 1, palm_55x_up_171113_PBpolish2nd_filt_p, whole genome shotgun sequence DNA region contains:
- the LOC120103901 gene encoding cytochrome P450 71A1-like, with protein sequence MFSLVQHLVEPYSLIAFLLFFPFLLLIKRALSKRTRLPPSPLRLPFIGNLHQLGSLPHRSLGDLSKKHGPLMLLHLGQAPTLVVSSAEMAREIMRTHDHIFSTRPSLKVARVLLYESMDLAFAPYGEYWRHLRKLCTVHLLSAKRVRSFELVREEEVAFMLLKISRAVTSTGMVDMSEVLNFFANDILCRVVSGKFFRGEGRNELFRELIEANSSLLGRFHVEDYFPFLAWLDALFGLSTKARRNFTRWDGLLDEVVRDHGDRLKEEGHENDFVDVLLSLQKDPNLEFAIREEHIKALLLDMFAAGTDTSYLTLEWAMAELVRNSEVMKKLQDEVRGIASGRGMVREKELNKMVYLKAVLKEVLRLHPAAPLLLPREAMEDCQIQGYDIAKRTRVIINCWAISRDPKSWEAPEEFHPERFLGSPVDFKGNDFQFIPFGAGRRICPGMHFATSTVELALANLVHQFDWELPHGAAREELDMEEAPGITIRKKQRLRLVATPACFHQDS encoded by the exons ATGTTCTCGCTAGTTCAGCACCTGGTCGAGCCATATTCTCTTATCGCTTTCCTCCTGTTCTTCCCCTTCCTTCTGCTCATTAAACGAGCCCTGTCAAAAAGGACTCGGCTCCCACCTTCACCACTCAGGCTTCCATTCATTGGGAACCTGCACCAGCTGGGCTCTCTCCCTCATCGCTCTCTTGGGGATCTCTCCAAGAAGCATGGACCGCTCATGCTTCTCCATCTGGGTCAGGCACCGACCCTCGTGGTTTCATCCGCAGAGATGGCCCGAGAGATCATGAGAACTCATGATCATATCTTTTCCACTAGGCCTTCTCTGAAGGTCGCCAGGGTCTTGCTTTATGAATCCATGGACCTGGCTTTTGCACCATACGGTGAGTACTGGAGGCACCTGAGGAAGCTCTGCACCGTCCACCTCCTGAGTGCCAAAAGGGTGCGCTCTTTTGAGCTCGTGAGAGAGGAGGAAGTTGCCTTTATGCTACTGAAGATTTCCAGAGCTGTTACATCAACAGGCATGGTGGACATGAGCGAGGTGTTAAATTTCTTCGCAAATGATATACTCTGTAGAGTTGTTTCAGGGAAGTTCTTCAGAGGAGAAGGACGCAATGAATTGTTCCGGGAGCTAATCGAGGCCAATTCCTCTCTACTTGGGAGATTCCATGTGGAGGACTACTTTCCATTCCTTGCATGGCTGGATGCGTTATTCGGGTTGAGCACGAAAGCCCGCAGGAACTTTACAAGATGGGATGGTCTCCTCGACGAGGTAGTCAGGGACCATGGCGATCGGTTGAAGGAAGAAGGGCACGAGAATGACTTCGTAGACGTACTGCTCTCTCTTCAGAAGGATCCCAACTTGGAGTTCGCCATTAGAGAAGAGCACATAAAAGCACTCTTGCTG GATATGTTCGCTGCAGGTACCGATACATCCTATCTAACCCTAGAATGGGCCATGGCAGAGCTTGTTCGAAACTCAGAAGTCATGAAGAAACTACAAGATGAGGTAAGAGGGATAGCCAGTGGAAGAGGCATGGTGAGAGAGAAGGAATTGAACAAGATGGTCTACTTAAAAGCCGTCCTGAAGGAAGTCCTGCGGTTGCATCCTGCGGCTCCATTGTTGCTACCACGAGAAGCAATGGAGGATTGCCAAATCCAAGGCTATGATATTGCCAAGAGAACAAGAGTCATCATCAACTGTTGGGCAATTAGTAGGGATCCGAAATCTTGGGAAGCCCCAGAGGAATTCCATCCTGAGAGGTTTTTGGGCAGTCCAGTAGACTTCAAAGGGAACGATTTCCAATTTATTCCATTCGGAGCAGGTCGAAGAATTTGTCCCGGAATGCACTTTGCGACTTCTACCGTGGAGCTTGCATTGGCAAACCTTGTGCATCAGTTCGATTGGGAGCTACCTCATGGTGCGGCAAGAGAGGAACTGGATATGGAAGAGGCTCCGGGAATAACAATTAGAAAGAAACAAAGGCTGCGTCTTGTTGCTACACCTGCTTGTTTCCATCAGGATTCTTGA
- the LOC120113019 gene encoding exonuclease 1-like produces MSIQNLLRFLKPFIEPVHIKKYSGKRVGIDACSWLHKGAYSCSMELCLNSRTVAAKRHLKYFMHHINLLRHYSVIPVVVFDGCSIPCKSATEHERHR; encoded by the exons ATGAGCATCCAAAATCTCCTCAGATTCTTGAAGCCCTTCATCGAGCCCGTCCACATTAAAAAATATTCCGGCAAACGT GTCGGGATAGATGCTTGTTCATGGCTTCACAAAGGAG CTTATTCATGCAGCATGGAGCTCTGCCTCAACTCACGGACCGTTGCTGCAAAGCGCCATTTAAAGTATTTTATGCACCACATCAATCTGCTTCGGCATTATAGTGTCATACCGGTAGTTGTATTTGATGGCTGCAGCATCCCCTGCAAGTCTGCGACGGAGCATGAGCGCCACAG GTGA
- the LOC120113018 gene encoding cytochrome P450 71A1-like, whose amino-acid sequence MSLSLQLPFELVLLLFLPFLLLLSFKQAFSLYQKKQAFTKKSRLPPSPPKLPLIGNLHQVGPLPHRSLRALAEKHGPLMLLHLGQVPTVVVSSAEMAREIMRTHDHVFASRPSLKAAKIILLEDVGFAPYGEYWRFARKLCIIHLLSNKKVHSFRLAREEEVAFMIRTISRASLSPDPVDVSEILNTFTNDMLCRVVSGKFSREGGRNKLFLELIKESSKLLGGFHLEEYFPSLAWLDVFFGMSVRARRNAERWSGVLDDVIKEHADQVKDEEHEEDFVDALLSLQKDPGVDLALTNENIKGLLIDMFGAGTDTSYIVMEWAMAELVRNSQAMEKLQNEVRGITTGKGLVREEDLSELSYLKAVIKEVLRLHPPAPLLLPRESMDDCHIEGYEIPGRTRVIVNGWAICRDPKFWEQPEEFRPERFMGHQVDFKGNDFQFIPFGSGRRICPGMNFAVSTVELALANLIRRFDWELPHGMTREDLDMTEAPGLTTPRRQRLQLVAKPCGCYEDL is encoded by the exons ATGTCTCTCTCCTTACAACTTCCCTTTGAGCTGGTTCTCTTGCTCTTCCTTCCCTTTCTGCTACTTCTAAGCTTCAAACAAGccttttctttgtatcaaaaaaaacaaGCCTTTACCAAGAAGTCCAGACTACCGCCATCACCACCAAAGCTTCCTTTGATAGGAAACCTCCACCAGGTGGGTCCTCTCCCTCATCGCTCGCTCCGAGCTCTCGCAGAGAAGCATGGACCGCTGATGCTCCTCCATCTCGGCCAGGTGCCCACCGTCGTGGTTTCATCCGCTGAGATGGCCCGGGAGATCATGAGAACTCACGATCACGTCTTTGCCAGCCGGCCTTCTTTGAAGGCTGCTAAGATTATCCTTTTGGAGGACGTCGGTTTTGCACCATACGGCGAGTACTGGAGGTTTGCGAGGAAGCTTTGCATCATCCACCTCCTCAGTAACAAAAAGGTGCACTCGTTTCGGCTCGCGAGGGAGGAAGAAGTAGCCTTCATGATCAGGACCATTTCTCGAGCTTCTCTTTCACCCGATCCTGTGGACGTAAGTGAGATCCTGAATACCTTCACAAATGATATGCTCTGCAGAGTTGTTTCAGGGAAATTCAGTAGAGAAGGCGGAAGGAACAAATTGTTTCTCGAATTGATAAAGGAGAGTTCCAAACTGCTTGGAGGGTTTCATTTGGAAGAGTACTTCCCGTCGCTGGCATGGCTGGACGTGTTCTTCGGGATGAGCGTGAGGGCCAGGAGAAATGCCGAGAGATGGAGTGGCGTTCTTGACGACGTGATCAAGGAACACGCGGATCAAGTGAAGGATGAGGAGCATGAGGAGGACTTTGTGGATGCGCTGCTGTCTCTTCAGAAGGATCCAGGTGTGGACTTGGCCCTCACAAACGAAAATATCAAGGGGCTCTTAATT GATATGTTTGGTGCGGGAACCGATACATCTTACATAGTCATGGAATGGGCCATGGCAGAGCTTGTTCGAAACTCGCAGGCGATGGAGAAGCTGCAGAATGAGGTTCGTGGAATAACCACAGGAAAAGGCTTGGTCAGAGAGGAGGATTTGAGCGAGCTGAGCTACTTAAAAGCTGTGATAAAGGAAGTTCTGCGGTTGCACCCTCCGGCTCCATTGTTGCTTCCAAGAGAATCCATGGATGATTGCCACATAGAGGGATATGAAATTCCTGGGCGAACAAGAGTAATTGTGAATGGTTGGGCCATTTGTAGGGATCCAAAATTTtgggagcaaccggaggagttCCGGCCCGAGAGATTCATGGGTCATCAAGTTGATTTCAAGGGGAATGACTTCCAATTCATTCCATTCGGGTCTGGTCGGAGGATTTGCCCTGGCATGAACTTTGCGGTCTCTACTGTGGAGCTTGCGCTCGCAAATCTGATACGCCGTTTTGACTGGGAGCTGCCTCACGGCATGACGAGGGAGGACCTTGATATGACCGAAGCTCCTGGACTCACAACCCCAAGAAGACAAAGGCTTCAGCTAGTTGCAAAGCCATGCGGCTGCTACGAGGACCTGTGA
- the LOC103722230 gene encoding cytochrome P450 71A1-like, which produces MSPSPQLLVLLLLAVLLLFPLYLLIFSTKRALSKKIKLPPSPPKFPLIGNILQLGSLSHHSLRALAEKHGPLMLLHLGRVPTLVVSSAEIAQEIMRTQDLVFASRPSLKAIRIAFYEGMGLAFTPYGDYWRLVRKLCALHVLGAQKVHSFRLMREEEVAFMMEKISEASAALVPVDMSKVLNSFANDMISRAVAGKFFRGGGRNDLLRELIDEMPAIAGQFHFEDYFPSLAWLDALLGLNTGAQRLFKRWDGVLSEVIKDHGDRMKDGRHENNLVDLLMSLQEDSNNQSDLPKERSLTKEQIKGILSDMFSAGTETSYAVLEWAMVEIVRNPEVMKKLQDEVRGIANGKGLVREEELSAMSYLKAVVKELLRLHPPVPLLLPRESMDDCQIQGYQVPKKTRVLINAWAIGRDSKYWEAPEEFRPERFLSNTVDFRGNDFQFIPFGAGRRICPGMNFAVATLELALANLVLRFNWELPSGMTREEMDMAEAPGLTSRRKERLHLVAKSCI; this is translated from the exons ATGTCTCCTTCACCGCAGCTTCTCGTCCTCCTGCTCCTCGCAGTTCTCCTGCTCTTTCCCCTCTATCTACTAATTTTTAGCACCAAACGAGCCCTCTCGAAAAAGATCAAGCTCCCACCTTCTCCACCCAAGTTTCCTCTGATTGGAAACATCCTCCAGCTGGGCTCTCTCTCCCATCactctctccgagccctcgCAGAGAAGCATGGACCCCTGATGCTTCTCCATCTCGGCCGGGTGCCGACCCTTGTCGTGTCCTCCGCTGAGATCGCCCAGGAGATCATGAGGACTCAAGACCTCGTCTTCGCCAGCCGGCCTTCTTTAAAGGCCATCAGAATCGCGTTTTATGAAGGCATGGGCTTGGCTTTCACTCCTTACGGTGACTACTGGAGACTTGTGAGGAAGCTCTGCGCCCTCCACGTCCTTGGTGCCCAAAAAGTGCACTCCTTTCGTCTCATGAGAGAGGAAGAAGTGGCCTTCATGATGGAGAAGATTTCTGAAGCCTCTGCAGCACTGGTTCCAGTGGATATGAGCAAGGTCTTGAATTCCTTTGCGAATGACATGATCTCGAGAGCGGTGGCAGGGAAATTTTTCAGAGGAGGAGGTAGAAATGATTTGCTGCGTGAGCTCATAGACGAGATGCCTGCCATAGCCGGGCAGTTCCACTTTGAAGACTATTTCCCGTCACTTGCATGGTTGGATGCGTTATTAGGGCTGAACACAGGGGCCCAAAGGTTGTTTAAGAGATGGGATGGTGTTCTGAGCGAGGTGATCAAGGACCATGGCGATCGAATGAAGGATGGCAGGCATGAGAACAACCTAGTGGACCTGCTGATGTCTCTTCAAGAGGACTCCAATAATCAATCTGATCTCCCCAAAGAACGCAGCCTCACCAAAGAGCAAATCAAAGGAATCTTATCG GATATGTTTTCTGCTGGAACTGAAACATCCTATGCAGTCCTGGAATGGGCAATGGTAGAGATTGTTCGCAACCCAGAGGTGATGAAGAAGCTGCAAGATGAGGTGAGAGGAATAGCCAATGGAAAAGGCTtggtcagagaggaggaactgAGTGCAATGAGCTACTTGAAAGCTGTGGTAAAGGAGCTCCTGCGGCTCCACCCTCCAGTTCCATTGTTACTTCCACGCGAGTCCATGGATGATTGCCAGATACAGGGCTACCAAGTCCCCAAGAAAACTAGAGTCCTCATCAATGCTTGGGCCATTGGAAGAGACTCAAAGTATTGGGAGGCGCCAGAGGAATTCCGACCCGAGAGATTTCTGAGTAATACCGTGGATTTCAGAGGAAATGACTTCCAGTTCATACCGTTTGGGGCTGGTCGGAGAATTTGTCCTGGAATGAACTTTGCAGTTGCTACTCTAGAGCTCGCACTGGCGAATCTTGTACTCCGGTTTAATTGGGAGCTGCCTTCCGGCATGACGAGAGAGGAGATGGACATGGCCGAAGCTCCAGGGCTCACAAGCCGAAGGAAAGAAAGACTTCATCTCGTTGCAAAATCATGCATCTAA